Part of the Roseobacter litoralis Och 149 genome, GTGTGTCGCAGAGCGTCGGTTTGCCGCCTGCACAGCTACAGCAGGTGCCACAGGCACGGATCAAAGTCACGACAACGCTGTCGCCGAGGTTCAAGCCTGTAATGCCAGAGCCCAGGGCACTGACGCGCCCGGCTGCTTCATGTCCATAGACGGCTGGTAGCGATCCCCCCCACGCGCCTTGTGCAAATGAAATATCGGAGTGACAAATCGCGACGGCGTCAAGGGTGACTTCGATTTCGCCCCGTTCAGGCGCGCGCAGCAAGATGTCCTCAATCACCAAAGGCGCTGAGAATTCGTGGCACACGGCAGCTTTTACTTTTTGCATGATCTGGTGATGTCCCCGGCGCTTTTCATGACTGTCTGGCCAGCGTTACTAAATGGCGGGTCGTGTGCAAGCCCGAACACGACGAAATCCAACAGTTGTCGTCATGAAAACGACGCGCTTCGTCCGCGCATCACAAAAATGGCCAGACCGATTGCGATCAGTCCAGCCGATAGAATGAAGGGTGCGCCGGGTGCGTATATTGGTGCATCCGGACCGGTGAAGGCTGCAAAAGTGCCGGTCATGACCAGTGGTGACAGGATCATTGCCAGCGCGCTGAGCGAAGTAAGTGCACCTTGTAATTCGCCTTGCGCGTCGGGTCCGACAGATTTGGACATGATACCTTGCAGGGCGGGTGTGATCACCGCGGCGAGGGCGGCAAGCGGCGTCAGGATGAGGGCGACGGTGCCGCTGGTGACAAAGGCGAGGGCCAAAAACGCACAGATATCAAAGATATGGCCGTACACGACCGTGCCACGCGCGCCCAGCAGACGCATGACGGGCCGGATCAGACCGCCCTGCACGATGGCCATCATGATGCCGAACAGCGCAAGGCTCAGCCCGATGGTCGCAGGTTCCCAGCCAAAACGCTCCTTCCCGAAAAAAGACCAAATCGCGGGGTAAACGGCGAATGCCACCTGATAGAGAAAAAACACGATCAGGAAAGGCCCCAGCGCGTGCAGCTTGCTGAGGTGGCGAAAACTGCCGAAAGGGTTGGCGCGTCGCCACTCGAAAGGGCGCCGTTTGCTGGTGGGCAGTGTCTCCTTGAGCACGAAATAGCCGAATATTGCATTCAGCCCGGCGCAGGCGGCGGCGGCATAAAACGGGGCGCGGGTCCCGAATTCCGCCAGCAGGCCGCCAATCAACGGGCCAAGCACAAAGCCGACGCCAAAGGCGGCACCGATCAGGCCGAAATTTGCGGCCCGGTCTTCGGGGGCAGAAATGTCCGCCATATAGGCGTTCGCCGTTGCCTGCGTTGCAGCCGTCACCCCGCCGATCATGCGCCCGATCAGCAACAGCCAGATGCTGCCGGCCAGCGCCATGACAAGGTAATCCAGCATCATCACAACCAGTGACACCAGCAGTACAGGCCTGCGTCCAAAGCGATCAGACAGCCCGCCGATCACAGGCCCAAAGAAGAACTGCATGACCGCAAATGCAGTGGCCAATATCCCGCCCCAGAGGGCTGCCGTGCCAAGATCACCCGCGCCAACCTCTTGGAACAGATCGGGCATAACGGGGATGATCAGCCCGATGCCCATCGCATCAATCATCATTGTGATGAGAATGAAAACGACGGCGGGTTTCACTTACCAATGCCTCTGACGCGCGTGACGAAAGCCCGCGCCTCAGTAGCGGCCTGACCAAGCTGAAGCTGACTTTGAAAGAGGCTTGGCGGCAAGTCCGGGTAAGCCGCAAGTGCCAAGGCGGGCAGGGACGTGCCCTCGGCCACTGCTTGGGCACAAAGCGCTTTGGTGGCCGCCTGCGCCGCAGGTCGAGGCATGTCTTTGCTTAAGGCAAAACTCAGCGCTTCGGCGTGGATCAGCCCGTTGCCGGTTTCCAAACCCGCCTGCATCTGCGCTACGTTTGGCTGCATTTCGCCCGCCAGCCTTGTGGCGATCTGCAAGGCTGATGCGGTCGTCAGGACGATCTGTGGCAACAGCATCCACTCGGTAAACCATGCGGTGCCGTCGCGTTGGTGTTGATGCTGCGCGGCGGAGGTCATGCCCGCGCGCAAGGCCGATGACTGGTTGGCAAGGGCCACAAGCGATGTGGCGTCAATCGGGTTTTGCTTTTGCGGCATGGTGGAGGACGTACCGGGGTTGTCAAAACGAACCTCGTCAATCCCACTGGCGGCCAGCCCGTTCAGACAGTTTCCCATACTGCCTAGTATGGCAGATACGTGCCCCAGCCAGTCGCTGATCCGCAACAGGGGCGTGCGATCAGTATGCCACGATCTTTCAGGATCCTGCAGCCCCAGCCCCTCTGCCAGCGCACGGCGTAGTTCAGGGGCCTGCGTGCCCAGTGCGGCGGATGTGCCAGCCGCGCCAGAGAGCGATACGAAAAGGCTCGATTGGCGCAGCCGGGGCAAGGCGCTGAGCGCGTCGGCCAGTGGCATGCCCCATTGCGAGACGACAGCCCCCCAGGTTGTGGGGGTGGCGATCTGCCCATATGTCCGGGCGGCCATGGGTGTCATGCCATGTTTTTCTGCGGCGTCCGCCAGCCGGGACAACAACGCCTGCAGGTCACTTTCCGCAAGCGCCAAGGCCTGACGCAAGCGCAACATCAGTGCTGTGTCGATGATGTCTTGCGATGTGGCACCCCAATGGACGAATTGCGCATGTTCGGGTGCGTTCATCTCAGCGCGAAAAGCATCCACCAGACCGGGGACGCACACGCCGTTCTGCCCTGTGGATGTGGCCAGCGCGCCGGGGTCAATCTGAATTTCAAGCGAGGCGCGATGAATGGCGGCCGCGCTTGTTTCGGGGATGATGCCTAATGTGCCCTGTGCTTTGGCCAATGCGCCTTCAACCAGCAGCATCGCGCGGATCGCGGCGGTGTCTGAAAACAGGCGGCCCGTCTCACCGACGGGAAAGAGTTTACTGTAAAGGGGGCTGTCAAAAACGCTTGCGGCCATCGGTTATCCTCGGATCGCCTGATCAATATGGGTGGCGAGAGTTTCAGGGTCTGAAAAAAATGGAGAATGTCCGCAGTTCATTTGGCGCACAGAGATAGCGGGCCAGTCTTGGGTCATGGTCACCTGAAACTCGGGTGGAATGGTGCGGTCATCCATACAGCGAATGTAGCAGCGGGGCCGTTTTTCAACGGCGGACATGTCAGCCAAAGACACATTCGTCGGTGCAACCGCCTGAGGACAGAGGCGGGACAGGGCAAATTCGACGTCACCCTGCGTGCAGTCGTGATAAAAGATGTCGGGGGCCATCTCAGGGTCGATTGTAAAGCTCAACCCATCTGGTGCCATGCGAACAGCGGGCAGGAGAGGCTGGCGGGGCGCTTTTTTGCGCATCTGGGCAAGGGTCATGCCGTTTTGCGGGACATAGGCACATAGATAGATCAGTTGCGCGATCTGTTCCGGAATGCGCTCTGCCGCCGCTGCGATTGCATAGCCCCCCATCGAGTGGCCAACAAGCGTCGTGTGATCCTTGCAGTTCTCGGCAATGGCACGGGCATAATGATCAAGGGTGACCGCTTCCACAGCTGTTTTATCATCGCCGTGGCTTGGCAGGTCGATGGCGCGTGCAGTGTGACCCTTGGCGCTGAGGTGGGGGATCAATTTGTCCCAGCACCACGCCCCGTGACAAGACCCGTGGATCAGCAAGATATCAGCCATCCGGCCCCGCAGTATGACCGACCTGCTGCAAAAAGCCCGTCAGGACGCGCGCGAATTCCTCGGGTTGTTCAACGCAAGGCAGGTGTCCGGCCTTCCTGATCAGGTGAAACTGACTGCCCGGGATCAGGTCTGTCGTCTCGCGCACGAGGTCAGGGGGCGTTGAGCCATCCTCGGACCCGGCGATGCCCAGCGTCGGCAGACGCAGCCCGCTGGTGGGCGTGAAAAAATCGGTGCCTGAAATGGCGGCTGAACATCCGATATACCCGTTGGCTTCCTGCCGTGTCAGCATGTTGCGCCAAAGCGCAAGTTCGGGCTGGGCGCGAAAGGGGGCTGAAAACCACCGCTCCATCACGGCATCCGCAAGTTTTTCGATGCCCCCGCTTTCAACATCTGCGATCCGTGCATCCCACAACTCTGGCGTGCCGATTTTCGCAGCAGTGTTTGACAGGACCATGGCACGCATCAGGTCGAGCCGTTTGACCGCAAGGCCCTGCGCGATCATCCCGCCAATCGACAGCCCTACGAAGACGCAGTTCGTAACTTGCAAATGATCCAGCAGATTTTCCGCGTCTTTGACAAGCGCACCCATCGCATACCGACCCGGCGGGCAACTCGTCAGCCCATGGCCCCGTTTGTCGTAGCGGATGATGCGCAAGCCGCTTGGTAAAAGCGGCAGAATGGGATCCCAAAGCCGCATATCTGTGCCCAGCGAATTGGCAAAAACAACCGGTGGCCCATCGTCGGGCCCATCCACTCGGTAATGCACTGAGATATCACCAAGCCGCGCCATCTTCATACGCAGCACCCCGTCAGGCGGGTCGAAATGCGCAGGTCGGTCACAAGAGATCACCATATTGGCGTAAGGCCATTTGAAAAACCTCGGCATCGACATTGCCGCCTGAGATCGTAACGATCACTGTGTCGCCGTCAATTTCTGAGGCGTGAAACAAGGCCGATGCCAGTGCAACGGCGCCACCGGGTTCGGCCACGACCTTGAGGTGCGCAAACGCCAAGGCCATGGCGTGCAGTGCTTCGTCATCTGTCACGACAATCCCGGGGCCTGCCAGTTTTTGCAGGATGGGAAAGGTCAGAACGCCCGGTGTGGGAGAGATGATGGCGTCGCAAATACTGCCGGAAGTTTTCGCGTTGCTTAAACGCTCACCGGCAACGAGAGACCGCGCCATATCATCGAAATCGGCAGGTTCTGCAGGGCGCACGCGGTAGCCCGGGGCGTCCGCCTCCAGCGCCAGCGCAATGCCGGAGGCAAATCCCCCACCACCGCAGCAGACGATCACTTCGGCTGTGTCCACCCCCAGCGCTGTCGCCTGTGCTGCGATTTCCAGCCCGGCGGTGCCCTGACCTGCGATCACTTGCGGGTTGTCAAAAGGCTTGATCAGGGTGAGATCGCGCTCCGCTGACAACGCAGCACCGATGGCGTCCCGGTCTTCGCCTGCAACGCGGTCATACAGAACGATCTCCGCACCGAGCAGTTTCGTGTTCTCAATCTTCGTGCGCGGTGCGTCCTGTGGCATAATAATGACCGCAGGGGCGCCAAATTGCCGGGCTGCCAAGGCGATGCCCTGCGCGTGATTGCCGCTCGAATAGGCGATAATGCCCCGTTTGCGCGCATGCGCATCAAGGGCCGAAATTGCGGACAGCGCGCCACGGTATTTGAAGCTGCCGGTGTGTTGCAAGCACTCGGCTTTGATCAAAACACGACGTCCTGCGATTGCGTCGATATTGGGTGAGGACAGCAAGGGCGTGCGCCGCACATGTCCTTCTAGTCTTTGCTCTGCGGCCCGAATTGCGTCGATGTTCACTTGAGCGCCTCAACCCATGTTTGCAGTGCCGCAACCGATTCCGGTTCATCAAGAAACGGCACATGTCCCCGTCCGATCACTGTGGCTGAAATCATCTCCGGGCGACGGTTTTTCATCTCTTTCAGGGTTTCATGCGAAAACAGATCAGAGTTTTCGCCGCGAATACATGCCAGCGGCAGGCCAGACAATGCATCGAAGTAGGGCCAAAGGTCGGGTGCGGCCTGTGCCCCCTGCAATTCCACCGCGTCGCGCAGTTTTGGATCATAGGTAATGTCCAAACCGCTGCCGCTGCGGGTATAGTGTTTGATCGCCTCTTCCATCCACCGGGTCAAAGGAACGTCTGAAAACCCGGTCATGTTCTGCTCAAGCAAACGCGCAGCGGTCAGGTGGCTGACCGCTTTGGGGGCCCGTCCGATATAGCCCATGATGTTATCAAGTCCTTTTGGCTCAATCACCGGCCCGATGTCATTCAGCGCCGCGCCCAAGAGCCGTTCCTTTGCGCCGAAGGCCAGACCCATTGCCAATAGTCCGCCGCGCGACGTCCCCAGGATCGCCACGCGATCCAGCGCCAGATGGTCGAGCAATTCAATCACGTCGCGGGCTTCAATCAAGAGGTTGTAATTCGCCCAGTTTGTGTCCCAATCCGAATTGCCCCGTCCGCGGTAATCAAGTTTGATCAACCGCGTCCCACTGAGGTGCGGTGTCACGTAGGAAAAGTCCTTTGACGTGCGTGTCAGCCCCGACAAACAAAGGATCGGCAAGCCGTCTCCGTCGTCCGTGTAATAGAGGGAAAGCCCGTCTGAGGTTGTGAACTTCGGCATCATATACCTGCAATTTTGGGGATTTTCTGCAAATCATCCAACACATGTTCCGGGCGCCACGGCAACCTGTCTACAGGGTCGTTCGCGCGGTTGACCCATGCGGTTTGAAACCCGTAGCCTGAGGCGCATGCGGCGTCCCAGCCATTGGACGAGACAAAAAGAACCTCATCAAGATCGCCGCCAAACCGCTTGAGCACCAGATCGTAGACCCGCGCATCCGGTTTGAACACGCCTACTGATTCAACCGACAAAGTGTCGTCAAGAAAGGTTTCGATACCTGCTGACTGAACCGCACCGGCAAGCATGTCGGGCGAGCCGTTGGACAGGATTGCTGTGTTCAACCCCGCCTCTTTCAACGTGGCCAACATCAGCGGCACTTCGGGATAGCTCTGAAGTTCCCAGTAGAGCGCCAACAGGCGTTCGCGTAATGCTGTATCCTGCGCGTGCCCGGATTTTTCCAAGGCCCAGTCCAGTCCTTCTTGGGTGATGGTCCAAAAGTCATCATGTGCCCCGACAACAGCGCGCAGCCATGTGTACTGCAATTGTTTCTGCCGCCAGTTTTCAGCCAGAACCGGCCAACTGTCGGCGATATGATTGAAATCAGGTTCAGAGGCCGCCTGTCGCGCGGCTGCAGCGACATCGAAAAGTGTGCCGTAGGCATCAAAAACACATGTCTTAATGGCCATCTGCACATTCCTTTACCGCTATCCCGGTGCAGAGTGTCACGGGCCGCCGCTTTGTAAAAGGGCGAAAAGGACTGGTTTTCGGGTTTACTGATCTCCAAGAGATGTTCAATGTGGGGGCGACACAGAAGAACCTGCGCAGATACGCGGCCTTCGCCACACACCCCCACACAGAACACTGGAGACGAAATGACCCACGTCAAGACGGGCGATACAGTCGCTATTCATTATACTGGTACGCTGTTGGATGGCAGTACGTTTGACAGTTCAGATGGTCGCGACCCATTGGAATTCATTGTCGGGTCAGGCCAGATCATACCCGGCCTTGATGTGGCCTTGCCGGGCATGAGCGTGGGCGACAAGAAGAAAGTCGAAATTGCCTGCGATCAGGCTTACGGTCCCTTGAAAGCTGAAATGCGGCAGGCTGTTCCGCGCGAAGGCATTCCGCCGGATTTGCCACTGGACATAGGGACGACACTGGAAATGCAGACGCCGGATGGCCAGTCAATGCCGGTGCGCGTGGTTGAGGTCGATGACGCGACGGTGACATTGGATGCCAATCATCCACTCGCGGGCGAAGACCTAACGTTTGATATCGAGTTGATGCGCATAGATGCGGCATGAATTGATATCCCGCATACCGCTGACAAAGTGTTAATTATGAATTCTGTAGTCACTTGAACGAAATGCGGGGTGCATCTAACCATAATGAGACGGAGTGTAGCGTTTAACTAGGGCCTTTTTTGCGTTCCTGAAGGAGAAATTCTTATGGATTACGAAACCTCCCGAACGAGCGATGCTCCTGTTATGAACGCGCTACAGGTTATCTTTTTGGACATTGCCCTCACTGTCGGCCTGCTGGCAGCCCTCAAGGTCAGTGGTACTGGGTGGTTGATGGCTTTCGTTTGTGCCTGGGTCGGGGGATGTTTGCTCACGATTGCTGCAGTCTTTGTGATTTACAAGGTTGCGCTGATGTCTGAGCAGAAAGTTGAAGCCGCGGCGGATACCCGGTCGGCTGTGATGCCCGCTAAGGTCGCCGATGCCATACAGGTCTGGGAAACAGACCGTCTGATGGAGCTGGATCTGACGGCGCAGGCCGGATCTGCACAGGCAACGCATGCCGGACACCACCGCACGGGTGCAGCGCCAACCACAGGCGCGGAGGCATCAGACGTGCCGGATCACGCCCACGGTAAGCGCGCAAACGGGACTTAGCGCGAGGTCGGGTAACTGCGGCATGCAATAAACTCTTGTTCATGCGTTTTCAGGCGCATTTTTGGGCCAATAGGGACAGGCAAAACATCGCGCGTGTACGTCAGGTACGACTGTGCCGCGGCATAAGCGTTTACAGGTTCTCGCCCTGTGGCATCCCGAGGATATGATACCCACCATCAACGTGTATGATTTCGCCGGTGGTGCAGGCACCTGCATCTGACGCGAGATAGACAGCCGTGCCGCCCACCGCGTCCAACGTCGCGTTTGAGCGCAGAGGGGCGTTTTGGTCGGTGTGTTTATAGGTCTTTCGCGCACCGCCAATGGCCGCCCCGGCAAGGGTTTTCATCGGGCCGGGAGAGATCGCATTCACGCGGATGCCTTCGGGGCCAAGGTCGTTCGCCAGATACCGTGTGGCACTTTCCAACGCGGCCTTTGCCACACCCATGACGTTATAATTGGGCACGACAGTATTGCTGCCCTGATAGGTCAGCGTCATCAACGTACCGCCATTTTCGACCATAAGGGGGTGCGCGCGACGTGCCACCTCCAGAAACGAATAGGCGCTGATGTCCATCGTTTGCTTGAAATTCTCGCGACTGGTATTGAGAAAACGGCCCGTCAGTTCTGATTTGTCCGAAAACGCGATGGCGTGCACCAGAAAGTCCATTGTCGGCCAGTGCGCCGACAGTTGTTCGAAGGCTTTGTCCAAGGATGCGTCGTCTGTGACGTCCACATCGACCATGAAGTCCGACCCGACAGAGGCCGCGAGCGGGGCAAGGCGCGATCCAAAGGCGTCGCCCTGATAGGTGAAGGCCAGATCCGCACCGGCAGCCGCCATCGATCTTGCGATGCCCCATGCGATCGAACGCTCGTTTGCGACGCCCATGACCAGCCCGCGTTTTCCTGCCAAAAGACCTGACATGATTTTCTCCTATCCCAGATATTTCGACAGGATCATCGACCCGTTGGTGCCGCCAAACCCGAACGAATTGGTCATGACGGAATCAAGCCCGGCGTTGTCGACACGTTCCAGTACGATTTCCTCGGGCGTCAGCGCGGGATCCAGTGTCTCTACGTTGATCGATCTGGTCATGAAGTCATGTTTGAGCATCAGCAGGCTGAAGATGGCCTCCAACGCGCCGGCGGCACCCTGTGCGTGACCCGTCATGGATTTGGTTGAACTGACCGGCGGGGTGGTGCCTGTGCCGAAGACACGGCGGACCGCTTCAATCTCGCCGACGTCACCCACTGGCGTAGAGGTTCCATGCGCGTTGATATAGCCGACCTTGCGCCCCTCGGGCAGTGTGCTTAGTGCCAAACGCATCGCACGCTCGCCGCCCTCACCGGAAGGGGCGACCATGTCGTGCCCGTCGGAGGTTGCCGCATAGCCCGTGACTTCGGCGTAGATCGTAGCACCGCGTGCCAAGGCGTGGTCGAGTTCTTCAAGCACCACAATGCCGCCACCGCCCGAAATCACAAACCCGTCGCGGTTGGCGTCAAAGGCACGGCTGGCCAGTTCAGGCGTATCGTTATACTTGCTGCTCATCGCGCCCATCGCGTCAAAGAGGCAGGAAAGGGTCCAGTCGAGTTCCTCGCCGCCGCCTGCGAACATCACGTCCTGCTTGCCGAGCATGATCTGCTCAGCCGCGTTGCCGATACAATGCAGCGAGGTCGAACAGGCTGACGTAATCGAATAGTTTACGCCCTTGATCTTGAACGCGGTGCTGAGGTTTGCGCTTACGGTCGAGGACATGCACTTTGGGACGGCAAAGGGACCGATGCGTTTTGTAGCGCCGGTTTTGGCGACGACATTATGCGCCGTCAGCATCGCGCTGGTGGAGGGGCCACCTGATCCGGCCACCAGCCCCGTGCGCGGGTTGGACACGGTGTCTTCGTCCAGCCCGGCATCCGCGATGGCCTGCGCCATGGCGATATAGGCATAGGCAGCACCGGGTCCCATGAAACGCAGCGTGCGTTTGTCGATGTGTTCGGTCACATCAATCTTGAGCGTCCCGGCGATCTGGCTGCGAAAGCCATGCTCGCTCATCTCAGGGCTTGCGGTAATGCCACTGGTGCCCGCCTTGAGAGAGGTCAGAACTTCTTCTGCGTTGTTTCCGATGGATGAGACGATGCCCAGACCTGTCACGACGACACGGCGCATGGCGCACTCCTTTGTTAATAGCGGCTCTGCCTCAACTCTCGGAGAGCGCAACCTTCATATCTGTAACCTGATAGATGGTTTCCCCATCTGCTTCCACACGGCCATTGGCCACGCCCATTGTCAAGCGCCGGGACTGGATCGCCTTGGTGAAATCCACATAATAGGTCAGCATCTTGCGATCCGGGCGCACCATTCCGGTGAGCTTTACCTCGCCGACACCAAGGGCATAACCGCGCCCCTGCCAACCGCGCCAGCCCAGATTGAAACCGGTCAGTTGCCACAGCCCGTCAAGGCCAAGGCACCCGGGCATGATCGGGTTACCGGGGAAATGGCAGTCGAAAAACCATAAATCAGGGGTGATATCGAATTCTGCGACAACATGTCCTTTTCCGTTCGCACCCGCATCTTCAGAGATGTCCGTGATGCGGTCCATCATCAGCATGGGTGGTTCGGGCAATTGTGCGTTGCCGGGGCCAAAAAGCTCGCCGCGGGCGCATTTTAACAGGGCTTCTTTGTCGAAACTGGTCGGGTATTGGGCCATACTGGCGCGTCTCCTGCTCGGCGTCTCTAAGGGTCGACCCCCTCTAGCATCGTGTTTGCGGGTCCTGCAAGAGTGCGGATGCGGCATGTTTATATGCGACACCCGTAGTTTTCCTGAACGGCGGGGGTGTCTTTCCAATTGAAAATCATTCGCAAAGCCCTTTATATAGAAGAGGTTCGTACAAAGAGGCACTCATGAACGACGCGCAACATGATATCGGAGCACAATGGCTGGCAACCGCTGGTCTGCGCCCGACGCGCCAGCGCGTGACGCTGGCGGCATTGCTGATCGGCGATGGTCAGGACCGTCACGTGACGGCTGAAAGCCTGTTTGACGCGGCCAAGTCGCAGGGCGAGGCAGTTTCTTTGGCAACAGTCTATAACACCCTGCGGGCCTTTTGTGATGTGGGTCTGGTGCAGGAAGTCACCGTGGATGGGTCAAAAAGCTATTTTGACACCAACACGCATGATCATCCGCATTTTTACTGGGAAGATGATGCAACCCTCACAGATGCCCCGTCAGAAGACCTCGTGATCGCGCAACTGCCCGATGCCCCTGAGGGGGCGGAGATCGCCTCCGTCGATGTGGTTATCCGCCTGCGTCGCAAACCCTGACGCCCAAACCTGCCGCGGTTCCGGGCTTTTGCCGCGCAGACAAGACTAATGCGGCGCGCAGGTTGAGCGGACCAAAGGTGTGCTATCAAATCGCGTGACGTTGAGACAAGCGAGTTGCATTGCAAGCTTTCGCAGAGACTGGTATCCAGCCGCGCAACACCCCACTGATCGGATCCCTGCCATGACTGCGCCCAAGAAGC contains:
- the pcaD gene encoding 3-oxoadipate enol-lactonase — encoded protein: MKMARLGDISVHYRVDGPDDGPPVVFANSLGTDMRLWDPILPLLPSGLRIIRYDKRGHGLTSCPPGRYAMGALVKDAENLLDHLQVTNCVFVGLSIGGMIAQGLAVKRLDLMRAMVLSNTAAKIGTPELWDARIADVESGGIEKLADAVMERWFSAPFRAQPELALWRNMLTRQEANGYIGCSAAISGTDFFTPTSGLRLPTLGIAGSEDGSTPPDLVRETTDLIPGSQFHLIRKAGHLPCVEQPEEFARVLTGFLQQVGHTAGPDG
- the fabA gene encoding bifunctional 3-hydroxydecanoyl-ACP dehydratase/trans-2-decenoyl-ACP isomerase; protein product: MAQYPTSFDKEALLKCARGELFGPGNAQLPEPPMLMMDRITDISEDAGANGKGHVVAEFDITPDLWFFDCHFPGNPIMPGCLGLDGLWQLTGFNLGWRGWQGRGYALGVGEVKLTGMVRPDRKMLTYYVDFTKAIQSRRLTMGVANGRVEADGETIYQVTDMKVALSES
- a CDS encoding alpha/beta fold hydrolase, with protein sequence MADILLIHGSCHGAWCWDKLIPHLSAKGHTARAIDLPSHGDDKTAVEAVTLDHYARAIAENCKDHTTLVGHSMGGYAIAAAAERIPEQIAQLIYLCAYVPQNGMTLAQMRKKAPRQPLLPAVRMAPDGLSFTIDPEMAPDIFYHDCTQGDVEFALSRLCPQAVAPTNVSLADMSAVEKRPRCYIRCMDDRTIPPEFQVTMTQDWPAISVRQMNCGHSPFFSDPETLATHIDQAIRG
- a CDS encoding haloacid dehalogenase type II, with translation MAIKTCVFDAYGTLFDVAAAARQAASEPDFNHIADSWPVLAENWRQKQLQYTWLRAVVGAHDDFWTITQEGLDWALEKSGHAQDTALRERLLALYWELQSYPEVPLMLATLKEAGLNTAILSNGSPDMLAGAVQSAGIETFLDDTLSVESVGVFKPDARVYDLVLKRFGGDLDEVLFVSSNGWDAACASGYGFQTAWVNRANDPVDRLPWRPEHVLDDLQKIPKIAGI
- a CDS encoding alpha/beta fold hydrolase; this encodes MPKFTTSDGLSLYYTDDGDGLPILCLSGLTRTSKDFSYVTPHLSGTRLIKLDYRGRGNSDWDTNWANYNLLIEARDVIELLDHLALDRVAILGTSRGGLLAMGLAFGAKERLLGAALNDIGPVIEPKGLDNIMGYIGRAPKAVSHLTAARLLEQNMTGFSDVPLTRWMEEAIKHYTRSGSGLDITYDPKLRDAVELQGAQAAPDLWPYFDALSGLPLACIRGENSDLFSHETLKEMKNRRPEMISATVIGRGHVPFLDEPESVAALQTWVEALK
- a CDS encoding enoyl-ACP reductase FabI: MSGLLAGKRGLVMGVANERSIAWGIARSMAAAGADLAFTYQGDAFGSRLAPLAASVGSDFMVDVDVTDDASLDKAFEQLSAHWPTMDFLVHAIAFSDKSELTGRFLNTSRENFKQTMDISAYSFLEVARRAHPLMVENGGTLMTLTYQGSNTVVPNYNVMGVAKAALESATRYLANDLGPEGIRVNAISPGPMKTLAGAAIGGARKTYKHTDQNAPLRSNATLDAVGGTAVYLASDAGACTTGEIIHVDGGYHILGMPQGENL
- a CDS encoding threonine ammonia-lyase — its product is MNIDAIRAAEQRLEGHVRRTPLLSSPNIDAIAGRRVLIKAECLQHTGSFKYRGALSAISALDAHARKRGIIAYSSGNHAQGIALAARQFGAPAVIIMPQDAPRTKIENTKLLGAEIVLYDRVAGEDRDAIGAALSAERDLTLIKPFDNPQVIAGQGTAGLEIAAQATALGVDTAEVIVCCGGGGFASGIALALEADAPGYRVRPAEPADFDDMARSLVAGERLSNAKTSGSICDAIISPTPGVLTFPILQKLAGPGIVVTDDEALHAMALAFAHLKVVAEPGGAVALASALFHASEIDGDTVIVTISGGNVDAEVFQMALRQYGDLL
- the irr gene encoding Fur family transcriptional regulator Irr translates to MNDAQHDIGAQWLATAGLRPTRQRVTLAALLIGDGQDRHVTAESLFDAAKSQGEAVSLATVYNTLRAFCDVGLVQEVTVDGSKSYFDTNTHDHPHFYWEDDATLTDAPSEDLVIAQLPDAPEGAEIASVDVVIRLRRKP
- a CDS encoding TCR/Tet family MFS transporter, encoding MKPAVVFILITMMIDAMGIGLIIPVMPDLFQEVGAGDLGTAALWGGILATAFAVMQFFFGPVIGGLSDRFGRRPVLLVSLVVMMLDYLVMALAGSIWLLLIGRMIGGVTAATQATANAYMADISAPEDRAANFGLIGAAFGVGFVLGPLIGGLLAEFGTRAPFYAAAACAGLNAIFGYFVLKETLPTSKRRPFEWRRANPFGSFRHLSKLHALGPFLIVFFLYQVAFAVYPAIWSFFGKERFGWEPATIGLSLALFGIMMAIVQGGLIRPVMRLLGARGTVVYGHIFDICAFLALAFVTSGTVALILTPLAALAAVITPALQGIMSKSVGPDAQGELQGALTSLSALAMILSPLVMTGTFAAFTGPDAPIYAPGAPFILSAGLIAIGLAIFVMRGRSASFS
- the fabB gene encoding beta-ketoacyl-ACP synthase I; this translates as MRRVVVTGLGIVSSIGNNAEEVLTSLKAGTSGITASPEMSEHGFRSQIAGTLKIDVTEHIDKRTLRFMGPGAAYAYIAMAQAIADAGLDEDTVSNPRTGLVAGSGGPSTSAMLTAHNVVAKTGATKRIGPFAVPKCMSSTVSANLSTAFKIKGVNYSITSACSTSLHCIGNAAEQIMLGKQDVMFAGGGEELDWTLSCLFDAMGAMSSKYNDTPELASRAFDANRDGFVISGGGGIVVLEELDHALARGATIYAEVTGYAATSDGHDMVAPSGEGGERAMRLALSTLPEGRKVGYINAHGTSTPVGDVGEIEAVRRVFGTGTTPPVSSTKSMTGHAQGAAGALEAIFSLLMLKHDFMTRSINVETLDPALTPEEIVLERVDNAGLDSVMTNSFGFGGTNGSMILSKYLG
- a CDS encoding lyase family protein; its protein translation is MAASVFDSPLYSKLFPVGETGRLFSDTAAIRAMLLVEGALAKAQGTLGIIPETSAAAIHRASLEIQIDPGALATSTGQNGVCVPGLVDAFRAEMNAPEHAQFVHWGATSQDIIDTALMLRLRQALALAESDLQALLSRLADAAEKHGMTPMAARTYGQIATPTTWGAVVSQWGMPLADALSALPRLRQSSLFVSLSGAAGTSAALGTQAPELRRALAEGLGLQDPERSWHTDRTPLLRISDWLGHVSAILGSMGNCLNGLAASGIDEVRFDNPGTSSTMPQKQNPIDATSLVALANQSSALRAGMTSAAQHQHQRDGTAWFTEWMLLPQIVLTTASALQIATRLAGEMQPNVAQMQAGLETGNGLIHAEALSFALSKDMPRPAAQAATKALCAQAVAEGTSLPALALAAYPDLPPSLFQSQLQLGQAATEARAFVTRVRGIGK
- a CDS encoding FKBP-type peptidyl-prolyl cis-trans isomerase, producing MTHVKTGDTVAIHYTGTLLDGSTFDSSDGRDPLEFIVGSGQIIPGLDVALPGMSVGDKKKVEIACDQAYGPLKAEMRQAVPREGIPPDLPLDIGTTLEMQTPDGQSMPVRVVEVDDATVTLDANHPLAGEDLTFDIELMRIDAA